In a genomic window of Schistocerca gregaria isolate iqSchGreg1 chromosome 5, iqSchGreg1.2, whole genome shotgun sequence:
- the LOC126272666 gene encoding spermatogenesis-associated protein 17-like produces MASVFPYIQDASAIYKEIQKREDEAEENRRAEYVSALTIQKTVRGFLERQHIRRLNAAAVTIQRHWRGYVGRKLYMLLLQKAVNDMYWQHYCTSATQIQKIWRGYVVRTRIFNYYEFKARVKEAVEKDAELLEKMQQNNHRFETAVMDVLENEAKQWVLFILFKLHHLMRTTNQRGIYSKNTGTELSAIEKQLKSLSYTKYVKLLRAQRKQASKMISSSLALKYGIDYGKEIEKLHNTSVIRQGKYEDPSNRIKCAQPKVSRFSFPRVRYNDNHLIMKQAQYQPVKFNLRETDPAKNVCDNEFVNILRPIEVFDKIKVYDKDSFCPLTCALEIFLKRCNSSSL; encoded by the coding sequence ATGGCATCTGTTTTCCCTTACATTCAAGACGCAAGTGCAATATATAAAGAGATCcagaagagagaagatgaagctgAAGAAAACAGAAGAGCTGAATATGTTTCGGCTCTAACTATTCAAAAAACAGTGCGCGGATTCCTCGAAAGACAGCATATTCGTCGGTTAAATGCTGCTGCAGTAACTATTCAGAGACACTGGCGCGGGTATGTTGGCAGAAAATTGTATATGCTTCTCCTCCAGAAAGCGGTAAACGATATGTACTGGCAGCATTACTGTACATCGGCaacacaaatacagaaaatatgGCGAGGTTATGTTGTTCGAACACGAATCTTCAATTATTACGAGTTCAAAGCAAGAGTTAAAGAGGCGGTAGAAAAGGACGCAGAATTACTCGAGAAGATGCAACAGAATAACCACAGATTCGAAACAGCGGTAATGGATGTGCTTGAGAATGAAGCTAAGCAGTGGGTGCTGTTTATTTTGTTTAAACTACATCATTTGATGAGAACTACCAACCAACGCGGTATATATAGTAAAAATACAGGCACAGAATTATCGGCCATTGAGAAACAACTTAAAAGTCTTTCTTATACAAAATATGTGAAACTTTTGCGTGCTCAGAGGAAACAAGCCAGTAAGATGATTTCATCTTCACTCGCCCTGAAGTATGGAATTGATTATGGCAAAGAAATTGAAAAGCTGCATAATACCAGCGTGATTCGTCAGGGTAAATACGAAGACCCCTCAAACAGAATTAAGTGTGCTCAACCTAAAGTCAGCCGATTTTCTTTTCCACGGGTCAGATACAATGACAATCATCTAATTATGAAGCAAGCCCAATACCAACCTGTGAAGTTCAATCTCAGGGAAACTGATCCTGCCAAGAATGTGTGTGACAACGAATTCGTCAATATTTTACGTCCAATAGAAGTATTTGATAAAATTAAGGTGTACGATAAAGATTCCTTTTGCCCTTTAACATGTGCTCTGGAAATTTTCTTAAAGAGATGTAATAGTTCTTCTCTATGA